One Brassica napus cultivar Da-Ae chromosome A1, Da-Ae, whole genome shotgun sequence genomic region harbors:
- the LOC106375711 gene encoding ubiquitin carboxyl-terminal hydrolase 24-like: protein MSDKKVFVFGSFTEHETRSLLEQQKPIKAPQNHKEKSVGSIQFGSFNLVTGSSPVNTNGELKKAQAADGVVKSRPSSSHKEDSAVSQKRVDAPRPSSSHKEDRSIQSSVSQKRVDAPRPSSSHKEDRSIQSAASQKRLDTSRPSSSDKVAKLPGKHTSGVPEHVVENGTIKEVSERKPLNNGVAVKAGLEKLCVSDGESDALYKATSSKFQALDSEIFSSDSSPASIPRKNNQMVHTEPAPPLKDFTPRGLINAGNLCFLNATLQALLSCSPFVQLLQGIQLQDIPKAESPTLAAFSEFISELDSPSSSSFRNNVTVVESGRPFTPAMFETVLRNFTPDVLNNMSGRPRQEDAQEFLSFIMDQMHDELLKLRDESPRLTGSKSSVLSSASDDDEWETVGPKNKSAVTRTQSFVPSQLSDIFGGELRSVVKAQGNKDSATVQPYLLLHLDIHSEAVCTIEDALHLFSAPEDLEGYRASVTGKAGVVSARKSIKIQKLSKIMILHLMRFSYGNQGSTKLHKPVHFPLELNLGRYLLASPSNGGLKYELVATITHHGRDPSKGHYTADARRKNNQWLRFDDASVTAIGPKQVLHDQAYVLFYKQV from the exons ATGAGTGACAAGAAG GTCTTTGTGTTTGGATCCTTTACAGAACATGAAACAAGGTCATTACTTGAGCAGCAAAAACCCATCAAGGCTCCTCAGAATCATAAAGAAAAGTCTGTAGGGAGTATACAATTCGGCTCTTTTAATCTCGTTACCGGAAGCTCTCCAGTTAACACTAATGGCGAGTTGAAGAAGGCTCAGGCTGCTGATGGAGTAGTTAAATCTCGACCTTCCAGCTCTCATAAGGAAGATTCTGCTGTGTCTCAAAAGAGAGTCGATGCTCCTAGACCTTCCAGCTCTCATAAGGAAGATAGAAGTATTCAATCTTCTGTGTCTCAAAAGAGAGTCGATGCTCCTAGACCTTCCAGCTCTCACAAGGAAGATAGAAGTATTCAATCTGCTGCGTCTCAAAAGAGACTCGATACTTCTAGACCTTCCAGCTCTGACAAAGTTGCAAAACTCCCTGGGAAACACACTTCAGGAGTTCCGGAGCATGTGGTAGAAAACGGAACAATCAAGGAGGTGTCTGAAAGAAAACCTCTCAACAATGGTGTGGCGGTGAAGGCTGGTTTGGAGAAGCTGTGTGTATCAGATGGTGAAAGTGATGCTTTGTATAAAGCTACAAGCTCAAAGTTCCAAGCCCTGGACAGCGAAATTTTCTCAAGTGATTCTTCACCTGCCAGCATACCAAGAAAGAACAACCAGATGGTTCATACTGAACCCGCACCGCCTCTTAAAGACTTCACACCAAGAGGATTAATAAACGCCGGAAACTTGTGCTTCCTCAATGCAACATTACAGGCTTTACTCTCCTGCTCTCCTTTTGTGCAGCTCCTCCAGGGAATACAACTCCAAGATATTCCAAAG GCTGAGTCTCCAACCTTAGCTGCATTCTCCGAGTTCATATCTGAACTAGATTCCCCAAGCAGTTCAAGCTTCAGAAACAATGTTACCGTTGTTGAGTCGGGTAGACCTTTCACACCTGCCATGTTTGAAACGGTCCTTAGAAACTTTACTCCAGATGTACTCAACAACATGTCTGGCCGCCCAAG GCAGGAAGACGCTCAGGAGTTTTTAAGTTTCATAATGGACCAAATGCACGATGAGTTACTGAAACTCAGGGACGAGTCCCCTAGACTCACTGGTTCCAAGTCATCTGTTCTTTCTTCTGCCAGCGATGATGATGAATGGGAAACGGTTGGACCCAAAAACAAATCTGCTGTGACAAGAACTCAAAGCTTTGTTCCTTCTCAGCTCAGTGATATCTTCGGTGGGGAGCTCAGAAGCGTAGTGAAGGCACAAG GGAACAAAGATTCTGCTACTGTGCAGCCATATCTCTTACTCCACCTCGATATTCACTCGGAAGCTGTGTGCACAATTGAAGATGCATTGCATTTGTTTTCTGCCCCTGAAGATCTTGAAGGTTATCGAGCCTCTGTTACTGGCAAG GCTGGTGTAGTGAGTGCTAGAAAGTCGATAAAGATACAGAAGCTCTCGAAGATAATGATACTGCACCTTATGCGTTTTAGCTACGGGAACCAAGGGAGTACTAAGCTCCATAAACCTGTTCACTTCCCCCTCGAGCTCAACCTAGGCCGCTACCTTCTTGCTTCTCCTTCCAACGGG GGTTTAAAATATGAGCTTGTGGCAACGATTACTCACCACGGAAGGGATCCATCAAAGGGGCACTACACCGCGGATGCTCGAAGAAAGAACAATCAGTGGCTTAGGTTCGATGATGCATCTGTGACTGCTATAGGGCCAAAACAGGTTTTGCACGACCAAGCCTATGTTCTGTTCTACAAACAAGTGTAA
- the LOC106375890 gene encoding uncharacterized protein LOC106375890, giving the protein MSVSLSVMTFNLHDDQPEESPNSWDKRKDLCLSVITSYSPVILCTQQGVKSQLDYIQQGLPGYDQFGISRKGHEDPADESCTIFYNKEKVELLEGGTFWLSESPSVPGSTAWGSEVPCIATWATFQLKRVEPPGFSFQIVNTNLDEISPRARRRSALLTWQHMASLPPSLPVVYCGGFNTQKESTTGRFLLGRSREHGVVGDMRDAWPSARVRKNVALIRTYHAFKGDKQGTVEFLKLIFRALCLCWDRQTQDLHTDWILYRGRSVVPVMCEVVNDKVDELYPSSHYPVFAEFMLPRSVRMLEPTPPVPSSAQEEES; this is encoded by the exons ATGAGTGTCTCTTTGAGTGTGATGACATTCAATCTTCACGATGATCAACCTGAAGAAAGTCCTAATTCATGGGATAAAAGAAAAGATTTGTGTCTCAGTGTCATCACCAGTTACTCCCCCGTTATTCTCTGCACTCAACAAg GTGTGAAGTCGCAGTTAGACTATATTCAGCAGGGTTTACCAG GGTATGATCAATTTGGCATATCAAGAAAAGGGCATGAGGATCCCGCTGATGAATCTTGCACCATCTTCTACAACAAGGAAAAA GTAGAGCTGCTGGAGGGTGGAACATTTTGGTTGTCAGAGTCTCCCTCGGTCCCTGGAAGCACGGCATGGGGTTCTGAAGTTCCCTGTATAGCGACATGGGCC ACATTCCAACTTAAACGTGTGGAGCCGCCGGGCTTTTCGTTTCAGATAGTCAACACAAACTTGGATGAAATCAGTCCTCGGGCCCGTAGGCGAAGTGCTTTGCTCACATGGCAACACATGGCATCATTACCTCCCAGCTTGCCCGTTGTCTACTGTGGAGGATTCAACACACAGAAGGAATCAACAACCGGAAGATTTCTCTTGGGCAGATCTAG AGAGCATGGTGTGGTAGGGGACATGAGAGACGCATGGCCAAGTGCCCGAGTACGAAAAAATGTCGCCCTCATAAGAACATATCATGCTTTCAAAG GTGACAAGCAGGGAACGGTCGAGTTTCTGAAGCTAATATTCAGAGCGCTATGCCTCTGCTGGGACCGACAGACACAAGATCTACACACTGATTGGATACTCTACAGAGGTAGGTCTGTAGTTCCCGTGATGTGCGAGGTGGTAAATGACAAGGTCGACGAGTTGTACCCGTCGTCTCACTACCCTGTGTTTGCTGAGTTTATGCTTCCTCGTTCTGTAAGAATGCTTGAACCTACTCCTCCTGTTCCTTCTTCTGCTCAAGAAGAGGAAAGCTAG